A genomic region of Stegostoma tigrinum isolate sSteTig4 chromosome 13, sSteTig4.hap1, whole genome shotgun sequence contains the following coding sequences:
- the lrrtm2 gene encoding leucine-rich repeat transmembrane neuronal protein 2, whose protein sequence is MGLHSKWPLGGPTTVAVCVMSMLLKMLPASGTACPQKCRCEELFFYCDSQGFQGVPDNVSHGSIGLSLRHNTFVELQNDQFTKFSQLTWLYLDHNQISVIQVDAFQGLYKLKELILSYNRIVRLANTTFSQLINLQNLDLSFNQITSLQPEQFHSLRKLQTLHLRSNSLRTIPVRVFWDCQSLEFLDISNNRLRSLARNGFAGLIKLKELHLEHNQLTKINFAHFPRLISLQTLFLQWNKISILLCGMEWTWDTLEKLDVTGNEIRTIEPNVFLTMPNLKILLMDSNKLTTLSAQIVNSWKSLTHIGLSGNMWVCNKNICALASWLSSFQGRWENSMVCASPQHTQGEDILDAVHGFQICSNLSATTTQITTGYTDSTQLSESTEYATELMSTGSSTEDTENPTIETTTEDFLEPDNTLFTHRIITGTMALLFSFFLIILVVYISRKCCPPTLRRIRHCSMMQHRRQIRHQARQPMADLSTQVPYNEYEPTHEEGALVIINGYGQCKCQQLPYKECEV, encoded by the exons ATGG GTTTGCATTCGAAGTGGCCATTGGGGGGGCCAACAACGGTGGCAGTGTGTGTGATGAGCATGCTGTTGAAAATGCTGCCTGCCTCAGGCACAGCATGTCCACAAAAATGCAGATGCGAGGAGCTGTTCTTTTATTGCGATTCCCAAGGTTTTCAAGGAGTACCCGATAATGTCTCCCACGGGTCTATTGGCTTGTCGCTCAGGCACAATACTTTCGTTGAACTGCAAAATGATCAGTTTACAAAATTCAGCCAACTTACATGGCTCTATTTAGATCACAACCAGATTTCTGTTATTCAAGTGGATGCCTTCCAAGGACTATATAAACTCAAAGAATTAATCCTCAGCTACAACAGGATTGTGCGACTGGCAAATACTACATTCAGCCAACTGATTAACTTGCAGAATCTGGACCTATCATTTAATCAAATTACTTCTCTGCAACCAGAGCAATTCCATAGCTTACGTAAACTTCAAACACTGCATCTACGTTCAAATTCACTAAGGACCATTCCTGTCAGGGTTTTCTGGGACTGCCAAAGCTTAGAGTTTTTGGATATAAGCAACAATCGTTTGCGAAGCCTAGCTCGTAATGGTTTTGCAGGATTAATCAAACTCAAGGAGCTTCACCTAGAGCACAACCAACTGACAAAGATTAATTTTGCTCATTTCCCTCGGCTAATCAGTCTCCAAACACTATTTTTACAGTGGAACAAAATTAGCATCCTGCTATGTGGAATGGAATGGACTTGGGACACACTGGAAAAGCTTGATGTAACTGGAAATGAGATTAGAACAATTGAGCCTAATGTTTTCTTAACAATGCCAAACCTAAAGATACTTCTGATGGATTCAAATAAGCTTACCACACTGAGTGCCCAGATTGTTAATTCATGGAAATCTTTAACTCACATTGGTCTTTCTGGTAACATGTGGGTTTGTAACAAAAATATTTGTGCCCTGGCCTCCTGGCTAAGCAGTTTCCAAGGTCGATGGGAGAATTCAATGGTTTGTGCTAGCCCACAGCACACACAAGGCGAGGACATCTTAGATGCTGTTCATGGATTTCAAATCTGCAGTAATCTTTCAGCAACCACCACACAAATAACTACTGGCTATACAGACTCTACACAGCTATCAGAATCCACTGAATATGCAACAGAATTAATGTCGACTGGCTCCAGTACAGAGGATACTGAAAATCCCACTATAGAAACAACTACTGAAGACTTCCTTGAGCCTGATAACACTCTCTTTACTCACAGGATAATAACTGGAACAATGGCTCTATTGTTCTCTTTTTTTCTCATTATCCTAGTGGTGTATATATCACGGAAATGCTGCCCCCCTACTCTAAGACGCATAAGGCATTGCTCCATGATGCAACACCGGAGGCAAATTCGCCACCAAGCCAGGCAACCCATGGCAGATTTATCCACACAAGTACCCTATAATGAATATGAGCCCACCCACGAGGAAGGCGCACTGGTGATCATAAATGGTTACGGACAATGCAAGTGTCAGCAGCTGCCTTATAAAGAATGTGAAGTATAA